Proteins from a genomic interval of Quercus robur chromosome 9, dhQueRobu3.1, whole genome shotgun sequence:
- the LOC126700653 gene encoding uncharacterized protein LOC126700653: MVAVWIRLPELPIEYYELSVLREVGNTIGPVLRIDSNTTTKVRGRYACICVQVDLNKPLVQKILLEGWVQEIQYEGINTLCFSCGRVRHRQEGCPYTVRAEPFIPQTTTEATSTADDLVGNERDGAHDVDSGKGSDIQNFGPWMLVQRKKPWTRSPGSRDNHQKLAPVHGSKSSGNLETHTSRAPRPDSRSDLAGASGSTDGKGRKGRKDHSVDTADKTEGKVSGKGMPVPFSFQFGSPARNQASPVSYPGGSATIFAASNQCSGQLDLGSNTLTESGQKS, from the coding sequence ATGGTTGCGGTTTGGATTAGACTCCCCGAATTGCCTATCGAATACTATGAGTTGAGTGTTCTTAGAGAGGTGGGTAACACCATTGGTCCAGTCCTCAGGATAGACTCAAACACAACAACGAAGGTGCGAGGTCGATATGCCTGTATTTGTGTCCAGGTGGATCTGAACAAGCCTCTGGTGCAAAAAATCCTGCTTGAAGGCTGGGTTCAGGAAATCCAATATGAGGGCATCAATACCCTTTGCTTTTCTTGTGGGCGAGTTAGGCATCGGCAGGAAGGATGCCCGTACACGGTTAGGGCTGAGCCATTCATTCCTCAAACTACAACTGAGGCTACGTCAACAGCGGACGATTTAGTTGGTAATGAACGAGATGGGGCCCACGACGTGGATAGTGGCAAAGGTTCTgatattcaaaattttggacCGTGGATGTTAGTCCAGCGTAAAAAACCTTGGACCAGGTCGCCAGGGTCACGTGACAATCACCAAAAACTCGCTCCAGTGCATGGTTCTAAATCTTCAGGTAATCTTGAGACCCATACCTCTCGAGCGCCACGCCCTGACTCTCGAAGTGATTTGGCTGGGGCTTCGGGGTCTACGGATGGGAAAGGaaggaaagggagaaaagaCCACTCAGTAGACACTGCAGACAAAACTGAGGGTAAAGTCTCGGGTAAGGGGATGCccgttcctttttcttttcagtttggCAGTCCAGCTCGTAACCAAGCCTCTCCTGTTAGCTATCCCGGTGGTAGTGCGACGATTTTTGCGGCATCGAACCAGTGCAGTGGGCAACTTGACTTGGGTTCAAACACACTGACTGAGAGTGGCCAAAAATCATGA